GGCCTTCGGCACGGCGAGCCGCACCTCGTCCGGGGCCGGCACCACGGCCGCCTCGGCGACCGCCTCGTGCTCCAGCAGGGCGCTCTCCAGCTCGAACGGGCTGATCTTGTAGTCGCTGGCCTTGAAGACGTCGTCCGCGCGGCCCACGTAGGTGAGGTAGCCGTCCTCGTCCCGGGAGCCGATGTCGCCGGTGCGGTAGTAGCCGCCGGCCATGGCCTCCGCCGTACGGTCGGGGTCCCCGTGGTAGCCGGTCATGAGGCCCACGGGGCGGTTGGAGAGGTCCAGGGCGATCTCTCCCTCTTCGGCGTCCGGGGCACCCGTGACGACGTCGAGGAGAACGACCTTGTAGCCGGGGGCCGGCCGGCCCATGGAGCCGGTCTTCAGCTCCTGGCCGGGGCTGTTGGAGACCTGGACGGCGGTCTCGGTCTGGCCGAAGCCGTCCCGGACGGTGACACCCCAGGCGCGGCGAACCTGCTCGATGACCTCGGGATTCAGCGGCTCCCCGGCGGCGACGACCTCGCGGGGCGGGGTGCGCAGCCGCGAGAGGTCGGCCTGGACGAGCATGCGCCACACGGTGGGCGGGGCGCAGAAGGTGGTGACGCGCGCGCGGTCCATCTCCGCGAGCAGCCGGCTCGCGTCGAAGCGGGCGTAGTTGTGGAGGAAGACGGTCGCCTCCGCGTTCCACGGGGCGAAGAGGTTGGACCAGGCGTGCTTGGCCCAGCCGGGCGAGGAGATGTTGAGATGGACGTCGCCGGGGCGCAGACCGATCCAGTACATGGTGGCCAAGTGGCCGATGGGATACGACACATGGGTGTGCTCGACCAGTTTGGGCCGGGCGGTGGTGCCCGAGGTGAAGTACAGCATCAACGGGTCGGTGGCGTTGGTCGCGCCGTTCGGCTCGAAGCGGGCGGGGGCCGCGTAGGCCTGCTCGTACGGCCGCCAGCCGTCGACCGTGCCGCCGACCGTGGTGCGGGTGTAACGACCGGGAACGTCCTCGAACTTGGGCGCGTCCTCGGCCCGCACGATCACATGCCGGACCCGGCCGCGCTCCACCCGGTCACGCAGATCTCCGGGGCCGAGCAGCGGGGTCGCGGGGATGACGACGGCGCGCAGCTTCATCGCGGCGAGCGCGGTCTCCCACAACTCCGCCTGGTTGCCGAGCATCACGAGGATGCGGTCATCGGCGCGGACGCCCCGGTCCCGCAGCCAGTTGGCGGCACGGGAGGAGCGTTCGGACATCTCGGCGAAGGAGAGACGGGTCTCGGAGCCGTCCTCCTCCACGATGTGGAGGGCCGTGCGATCGTTCCCACGTGCGATCACGTCGAACCAGTCGAGCGCCCAGTTGAAGTACTCGGGGCGGGGCCAGACGAAACCCTGGTAGGCCGTGGCGTAGTCCTCGCGATGCGCCAGCAAGAAGTCCCGGGCCGCCCGGAACTCCTCCGTGGCGCTCGTCCTCGCCGACATGTGTCCTCCTCATTGCCGGACCGTTGCCCCACATCGTGTAATGCGTGATACACGTCTCACTACCCCCGAACGGGGGTGCGCCGCGCGGAAGGGGCGAGTTCGTGGCACTGGAACCCTCGGTTTCCGTCGGGCCGGCCTGGCCGGGCCGAACGGACATGCGCGGTGCGCTGCACCGGCTGCGGCAGTCCACCGGGCTGCCGCTCGCCTTCGCGGGGCTGATCGAGCCCGGAGCCGGGCAACTGCGCATCAGCGAACTCCAGGGCCACAGGACCACCTCGCTCCACGGTCTCGCCGTGCGCTCCGGGAACGGCCTCGGCGGCAAGGCGGTGGCCCTGGCCCGCCCCTGCTGGGTGACCGACTACTCCGCGTCGCGCCGGATCAGCCACGAGTACGACGCCGCGGTCGCCGCCGAGGGCATCCGCTCCGTCCTCGCGGTCCCCGTCGTCGTGCGGCGTCAGGTGCGCGGGGTGCTGTACGGCGCGCTGCGCACGGCCCAGCCGCTGGGCGACCGCACGGTCGCGGCCGCGCTGGACGCGGCGCGGGACCTGGAGCAGACGCTCGTGGTGCACGACGAGGCCCGGAACCTGCTGGCCGCGACCGCCCCGCCCGAGGGGGGATCGGCCGGGGCGTGGGAGGAGGTCCGTCAGGCCCACGGGGAGCTGCGCGCGCTCGCTCCGCGCGTCGGCGATCCGGAGCTGCGGGCCGAACTGCTGCGGGTGTGCGGGCGCCTCGCCGGCGTGAGCGACGGGGAGGGCGCCGCGCCGGACGGTGTCCCCCGGGTCGCCCTCACGCCGCGTGAGACGGACGTGCTGGCCTGCGTCGCGACGGGTGCCAGCAACCGGGTCGCCGCGGACCGTCTGGGGCTGCGCCCCGAGACGGTGAAGGCGTATCTGAGTTCGGCCATGCGGAAGCTCGGGGTGCACGGTCGGTGGGAAGCGGTGGTGGCGGCGCGCCGGGCGGGGCTACTGCCGTAGGTGAAGCGGTGGGGCGATTCTCACACTGCGGGCCGGCGGGGGGGGGTGATCGCGCAGTTCCCCGCGCCCCTGACGGGGCGCGGCTGTCGTGCGCCCGGAGCATTCATGTAACGGGCCTGTGAAATTCCCTATGCCGTACCCTTCCTGTTATTTCCCACACCGGGCCGCGTTCCGAAATTCAAAGACTGGACGCCTAATATTGGCCCGGACACGACACTCGAGGGGAGCGGTGGCCCGTGCGACGGGAGTTCAAGGAGCCTGGGAGACCCCGCCCCGACCTGGTCATAGGCAGGGAGGAGCTGTTCGCCGGGGCGCGCGAACAGCTTTCGCGGGGCGGCAGCGTGCTCGTGCACGGCTCCGCGGGCATCGGGAAATCGACCGTCCTGCGCGCCCTGGCCGCCGAATACGACGAATCGGCACGGACGGTGCTGCGCTGCTCGGCCACCGAGTCCGAGTCCCATCTGCCGTTCCTCGCCCTGACCGACCTGCTCGGGCTGGTCATGGACGAGGTGTCCGACCAGCTGCCGGCGCCGCAGCGCACCGCACTGGAGTCCGCGCTCACCGGCCGTGGCGAGTCCACGCTCCAGCGTGACGGACTGGCCCTGCGGCTGGCCGTGCTGTCGACGCTGCGCGCGCTGGCCACCAAGGGCCCGGTGCTGATCGTCGCCGACGACCTGCAGTGGCTGGATCCGGCCAGTGTGGAGCTGCTCGGCTTCGCCGCGCGGCGGCTCGGCGAGATGCCGGTGCGCATGCTGTGCGCCGTACGTACCTCGACGGACCCCCACGGTCACGAGCAGGACAGGTATCTACGCGCGTCCCCGCCCGACACCCTGGCCCTCCGGGTCGCCCCGCTGTCCCGCGCGCACGTCGCCGAACTGCTGGAGAACCGCGGCTACACCGGTCTGCCCCGCTCGACCGTGCGGGACATCCACCGCACCAGCGGCGGCAACCCGCTGTTCGCGCTGGAGCTGGGCCGCGCACTCGCCGACAGCTCGACCCCGCCGCGTCCGGGCGAACCCCTGCCCGTGCCCACCTCACTGCGGACCCTGGTCCTGAACCGGCTGGACATGCTCTCCGCCGAGGCCCGCCGCACCCTGCTGGTCGCCAGCGCCGGTGCCCGGCCCACCGTGGCGCTGCTGCGTGCCGCCGGGCGGGAGAACGCCGAGGCGGAGACCGCGCGGGCCGTCGAGCTGGGCCTGCTCGCGCCGGAGCGGGAGGGCCCCGGAGTACGGTTCGCGCACCCCCTGGTCTCGGCCGCGCTGTACGCCGAGGCGACCGCGCAGGAGCGGCGGGCCGCCCACGCCGCGCTGTCCACCGCCGCCGTCGACCCCATCGAGCGGGCCCGGCACCTGGCGCTGGCCACCCAGGGCACCGACCCGCAGGTAGCCGCGCGGCTCGGCGAGGCCGCCGCCGTGGCCCGGGACCGGGGCGCGCCCTCGGTCGCCGCCGAGCTGGGGCTGCTCTCGGCCCGGCACACCCCGGCGGACGCGACACCGGGTCCGGACGAGCGGCGGCTGCAGGCGGCCGAGGACGCCCTGACCGCCGGGGAGAACGACCTCGGCCGGGACATCGCCCGTGAGGTGCTGACCCGCGCCAGCGAGCCCGCCGAGCGGGTCCGGGCCTGGATGGTGGTGATCGACGCGGCCGGGCAGTCCCTCGCCGAGGTCGACGCCGTCTACCCGCAGGTCCTCGCCGACGCGGGCGACGACCCGCGGCTGCTCGGGCTGGTCCGCTACCAGCTGGCCTGGCGGGCGCTGGTCCTGGAGGGCGACTTCGCGCAGAGCCGGGAGGAGGCCGCGCGCGCGGCGGAACTGGCCGGACGCGCCGAGGACCGGCGCACCGAACTCCTCGCACTCGCCTTCCAGGCGCAGGCCGAGATCCTGATGGGCCACCCCGACGCCCCGATGACGATCAAACGCGCGCTGAAGGAGCCCCAGGACCCGCAGCTCGCCTGTCACCACAACGGGGCGGGCGCGACCCGCTTCCGCTGGCTGATGATGAGCGACCAGCTCGGCGAGGCCCGCGCCACGATCACCTCGTTGCTGCGGGAGGTGCGTCGGCGCGGCATGGTCGAGAGCGAGGTGCACTACGTGCGCTTCCTCGCCGAGACCGAACTGCGCTCCGGGCACTGCGGCCGGGCCCTCGACCTCGCCCGCGAGGGCTATGTCCTGGCCCGGGACTCCGGTATCGGCGAGGGCGCGTCCGCCATGCTCACCTCGCTCGCGGAGGCCGCCGGCGGTGATGTGGAGCGGGCCCGTGCGCTGGCCCGCGAGGCGGCCGACCGCGCGGAGCAGGACGGCGACCTGATGTACCTCTCCCGCGCCCTGGGCGCCCTCGGGCACGCCCAGTTGGTGGCCGGGGACGCGCCCGGGACGGTCCAGTCCCTGCGTCGCGTCCGGGAGTTGGAGGACGGGTTGGGGGTCAACGACCCGGCGCGTGGCCGGTGGCACGGCGATCTCGCCGAAGCCCTGGTGCGGGTGGGCGAGCTGGCGGAGGCGCAGGACGTCATCGACGTCACCCGGCAGCAGGCGCTGCGGCTGGGCCGGGAGAGCGTGCTCGCCGTCCTCGACCGCGCCGAGGCTCTGGTGCGGGCGGCACGGGGTGAACAGGACGCCGCCGTACGGCAGTTGACGTCCGCTCAGGACCGGCTCGCCAAGCTGGGCTACGGCTTGGAGGAGGCGCGGGCCGCGTACGCCCTGGCAGGGCTGCGCGTCCTGTCGCAGGGGCTCGCCCGACCGGGGACGCCCCCGCCGGGCTCGTACGACGAGGCGTCCCGGCTGTTCCGCCGGTGCCGTGCCCTGCCGTGGCTGCGTCAGGTGGAGGAGGCCTCGGTCGTCCCGGCGCCCCCGCCGCAGCCCGCGATCGCCCCGTCGGCGCTGGACGCCCTCGCCGTGCTCGCCGCGACGGAACGCCAGGTCGCCGAGCTGGTCATGGAGGGCGCCACCAACCGGGAGATCGCCGGCCGGCTGTACATCAGCGTGAAGACGGTCGAGGCGACCCTCACTCGTGTCTACCGGAAGCTGGGCATCCGGTCGCGTGTGGACATCGTGCGTCTGGCGGCGGGACACCGTACGAACTGACCTCCCCGGGACGGGCTGACGAGTCCCTGCCGGGACCTGGGCCCTGTCGTCACCTTCCCGTCCGCTTCTCGTCCGGCGCGCTTCGGGGGCATCCGTGCGGGCGGCGACCTTGCGGCTCCAGCCTAGGCTCAAACCCCGGCCCGGGTCATCGAGGGTTTTCCCTCCCCAACTCCCCTAGGGGGATCCCCCCTTGGGAGGGGATCCCTCCGGCTCTTAGTTTTTGTGACGTGCCCACGCCAGGGCACACAGACCGGCCCGCCGCCCCCGCTCGGCTCCCCCGAGCGGGGGCGGCACCGCAGGCTCTGTGCACCATCCCCCCACCCGCGCGTCCCCCACCGGCAACCCCCATGAGGAGAACCATGTTCGGGTTCAACCGCGCCAAGAAGTTGATGGTCGCCGCCGCCGCGACCGCCGCCGCTGCCGCCGGCGCCCTGCTGACCGCGCCCGGCGCCGTCGCCGCTCCCCAGCCCATCGTGGGTGGGACCACCACCACCGCGAGCGCGTACCCGTACGTCATGCAGATCACGAACGCCTCGCAGAGCCAGTTCTGTGGTGGCACCCTGGTGTCGCCCACCAAGGTGATCACCGCCGCTCACTGCATGGTCGGCAGAACGACCTCCAACACCCGCGTCGTCGGTGGCCGCACCTACCGCAACGGCACGAACGGCACCGTCAGCACGCTCAGCAAGATCTGGATCCACCCGAGCTACAACAGCTCCACCATGACCAGCGACGTGGCCGTGCTGACGCTCGCCGTCGCGCAGCCGTACACCACGGTGCCCTACGTCAGCGCCTCCCAGACGGGCGTCTACGCGGCCGGCACCACCGCCCGCATCATCGGCTGGGGCACCACCTCCTCGGGCGGTTCCTCCTCCAACCAGCTGCGCACGGCGACCGTGCCGGTCGTGGCCGACTCGGTCTGCGGCAGCTCCAGCTCCTACGGCTCCGAGTTCATCGCGAGCTCCATGGTCTGCGCCGGCTACTCCTCCGGTGGCGTTGACACCTGCCAGGGCGACAGCGGCGGTCCCCTGATGATCGGGGGCGTCCTGGCAGGCATAGTCTCCTGGGGTTACGGCTGCGCCGACGCGCAGTACCCCGGGATCTACACCCGGCTGACGACCTTCTCCAACACGGTGGCCGCGCAGGTCAACTCCTGACGGGGAGAAGTCGGCCCACGGACTCCTGAGGCACTCCCTCAGGTGATACCAGGGGGCGCCGCGAACCTGCCACGAGCGGTTCGGGGCGCCCCCTCTCCACTGTGCGACGGCACGCCGGGTCACCGGCCGGCGGCCGTCACGGCGCCGAAGCGGATGTCGTACGAGCCGCCGCCGTGCAGCGTTCCGAGCAGGCGGCCCGCCTCTTCCACCAACTCCGTCCGCTGCCGCCCGGTGAGGCGTCCGAAGGGTTCGAGGGTGAGGACGTCGGCGTCGAGCTTCCAGACACCGGCCAGGAATCCGTCGACGAGGAACGTGCGGTAGGCCTGGTTCCCCTGCCAGGAACGGCCCTTGAGGTCGGGCGGGACCACCCGGGAGCGGTCGGCGTGGGAGAGAAGCAGATTGTCGAACTCGGGGAGCAGCCGGGGCGGTGCCGGAGTCTCCGGGTCCGGGCGGGGCGCGTCCGGGAGGTCGAAGAGTTCGACGCCGCTCTCGTCCCGGAAGGTGACCAGCTCCGGGCGCAGCCGCTCGAACACCTCGCGCAGGCGCGTCAGTCCGGCCCAGGTCTGCATGTCCTTCACGGAGGCGGGCCCGAAGGCGGCGAGATAGCGCCGGACCACGGCCTCGGGTGCCGGGGCCTCTTCGGTGGGCCGGCCGAGCCAGTGCTCGGCGGTGGTCAGCGCGACCTGCCCGCTCCTCCCCCACAGGCCGCGCGGGGTGACCTGGACGAGCGGCAGCCGACAGCGTGCGGCGAGTCCGAGGGCGAACGGGTCGGCGTCGGGCCACTCCACGACCAGGGCCTCCCGCAACTGCTTCAGGGTGCGTGGCTCGGCCTCGACGAGTTCGCGGGCGATGGCCTCCAGCCGGTCGAGATCGACTCCGGCCAGCCCCTTGCGGAACAGGTTCAGCTCCCGCTCCCGGGCCGGCTGCACCAACGGCCGCAGGGTGAGGCAGTCCTCGGCGGTGTGCGTGTGGATCGTGGACCGCATGCTGACGATGCGGACGACCTGCCGATCGGCCATCAGCGCCGACAGTCGCTCGGGGGTGAACCCGTCCAGCCGGGCCGCGAGCGCGTAGTAGGGCGGCTGGACGTTCTGCGCCTGGAGGCCGAGGAGGTGCTCGACGGCGTCGCGGGCGGACATCTCCGCCCGGCTCAGGAGGAGTTGACGGGCGAGGGTCGCGCGGTTGAGAGCGCGGGTGCCGAGCCGGGGAGCGACGGTCTGGGGCGCCTTGTTCGTCATGCCGTGCACGCTAGCGGGCATCGCGGACAGGTTCTGTCCTAGACGCCGTGGTTTTTGGCCCGCGTTTCCGGCTCGACATACACGACACCGGCTTCACTCCCGCTTCGTTCCCGCTTCATTCCCTCCTCGTTCCCTCCTCGTTCCCTCCTCGTTCCGTCGTTCCAGGTCCGGGAGCCCGGGCAGTAGTGCCTCGGGCGGAGCGGGCGGACTTCCGCGCCTCGGCCACCGGCCCCGGGGTGTTTGCCCCGTATATCCTGCTCGTATCCTGCTCGGTGATCACACACTCGTACGAGTCCGCGCACCTCGGGAGGCATCCGCGATGGCCGATCGACGACGCGCCCGCCCGGCCGCGAAGAGTACCGGCCCCACCTCCAAGGGCAGCAGGAAGGCGGGCTGGCGCCGCGCGCTGCCCCCTTCGCCCACACCACCCGCCGGGCCGACGGCACCGATCCCGGACGCGACGCCGTCGGCCGCGGCCGAGCGGGCGGCCAGTGTGGTGGAGGCGGCCGTGTACCAGGACGGTGTACGCGTCTCCTCCCCGGGCACGCTCGCGGACACGTTCCGCGAACTGCGCCGGGCCCCGGCCGGCATGGCGTGGATCGGGCTGGCCCGCCCGACCGAGACCGAACTCCTCTCCCTGGCCGCCGAGTTCGACCTGCACCCGCTGGCGGTCGAGGACGCGATGGAGGCGCATCAACGCCCCAAGCTGGAGCGCTACGGCGAGACCCTCTTCGTCGTCCTGCGCGCCGCGCGCTATCTCGACGCACAGGAGGAGGTCGACTTCGGCGAGCTGCACGTCTTCGTGGGGCCGGACTTCGTCATCACGGTCCGGCACGGGGCGGCGCCCGATCTGTCGGCGGTGCGCCGCCGGATGGAGGAGACACCGGAGCTGCTGAAGCTGGGCCCCGAGGCGGTCCTCTACGCCATCCTCGACGCGGTGGTCGACGGGTACGCGCCCGTCGTGTCCGGTGTGCAGAACGACGTCGACGAAATCGAGACGGAGGTCTTCCGCGGCGACCCGGAGGTCTCCCGCCGCATCTACGAACTCTCGCGCGAGATGGTCGAGTTCCAGCGCGCCACGCGACCCCTCGTCGGCATGCTGCACGGCCTGATGGCCGGCTTCACCAAGTACGAGACCGACGAGGAACTCCAGCGCTACCTCCGCGACGTCGCCGACCACGTCACCCACACCAGCGAACGCGTCGACGGCTTCCGCCAGGCCCTCACGGAGATCCTCACGGTCAACGCCACCCTCGTCACCCAGCAACAGAACGCGGAGATGCGCGCTCTGGCGGAGGCGGGGTTCGAGCAGAACGAGGAGATCAAGAAGATCTCGAGCTGGGCGGCGATTCTCTTTGCTCCCACACTCGTGGGAACCATTTACGGCATGAACTTCGAACACATGCCGGAGTTGGGCTGGAACTTCGGATACCCCTTCGCGATCGGCTTGATGGGGGTAGTTTGCGTAAGTTTGTACCTAATCTTCAAGCGGCGGGACTGGCTCTAGAAACCTGGCACCGCACTCAGCCCTTCTTCGCGCCGGTGCCGCGCACCCTCGTCCGCGCACCGTGTGCGCCGTATACGAACACCTTCCCTCAGCTCGCCTCCCGCGCCCGAGCAGCCGCGTGACGGACATGCCGGAGCCGCACACGCGGCTCCTGACGGATGTGATCGCGCCCGGTTCCCCGTATCCACCGGTTCTCACCGGTGGATACGCCGTGCGGGCACCCGCCTCGTGAACCGCCCCATGATGAGCGAGGTAGAGCGCATCCGTGAGCGTCGTCTTTCCGGCGTCGTCGGCCCCGACCGGAACGCTGAAACGGCCGGGCAGGTGGCAGACCTGCCCGGACTGCCCTCGGGTGGGCTGGGCACTTGGACGCTTGAGTGTCGGGAGAGTTCCCCATGTTCTGGGTGGCGTTGCGGGCCTCGGCGCAATCCGCCGCGTCGAGCGCGGCAAGCACGGCCAGGACTGCCTCCGCCTCAAGGTCGGCCCGGTCGGCCCGCCGCCAGAGGCGCGGGATCCGTCGCAGGTTCCGGTACAGCCCGGGCAGGACCAGCCGGACGACCAGCAACCGCCCGGTGCCGTCGCCGTCCCGCGGCTCCCGCTGGGCCTCGGTGACGGCATGTCGCCATGCGACCTCCTCGAAGTCGGCGTGAATGCCGGTACGCGTCAGGGCCCGGGCACAGGCCGATCGACACCGCCACCCGACTGGTGGACACGTCGTCGGCACAAGGCTGGCACCGGTCACGCCGACGCCCTGACCCCGAAGCCGAACCCTCGCGGGAATTAGTTGAGTCAGGCAAGCGGAACGGTAGGGTGGAGCGCATGGACGGCAGTGGCGCCCGAGTGAAACCGGCACTCGCCCGGGGAGCCGGTCAGCACCTTCTGCTCGTCGTCCACGAGCCGGACCTCGCCGAACTCCTCTCCACCACGCTGGAGTTGGCGGGATACCGCACCGCCCTGGCCGGGACCGGGGGTGAGGCTCTGGAGCGGCTCGCGGAGCAGCGGTTCGACCTGATGGTCGTCGACGCGGCGCTGCCGGACATGGTGAGCCTGGCCCGGGAGCGGCCCGTCGTGGCACACCGCCCCCCGGTGCTCGTCCTGACGGAGTACGACTCGCTGGGCGACCTCGTGCCCGAACTGGGCCCGGGGGAGCGGGACTACGTCACCAAGCCCGTCCGGGTGGCCGAGGTGCTGGTCCGGGTGCAGGTCCTGCTGCGGGGCACGCACGCGGGGCATCCACGGGACGGCGCGCTCAGCTACCGCGACCTGGTCCTGGACGACACCCTGCGCGAAGCGCGCCGCGGCACCCGCCCCCTCGCCCTGACGGCCGCCGAGTACCGGCTGCTGCGCCACCTCCTGGTCAACGCACACCGGGTGCTCTCCAAGGAGCAGATCGGGCGGTACGTCTGGGGCGACCACCGCGGCGACAACTCCATCGAGCAACTCGTCTCCCGGCTGCGGCGCAAGGTCGACCGTGACGCGCCCAACCTGATTCACACACGCCGAGGGTTCGGCTACTGGCTCGGGCACGCCGACACCGAGCGCTGACCGGCCGCACCAAGCGGCGCGGTGCTTACAACTCCTTTACGCAGCAAGGCATTTGAACACCCCGACGCGGCTGTGATCTGGGTCACGTCGGCTCTCTGTCAGGGAACTGATCGGAAGGCGTCAGCCCGCTCTGTTTGCATGTGCTCATCGAGGCCTCGACCCCCTTTCGCCCCGGTGCTCCTACCCGTCGGGCGGGAGCCCGCCCCCACCACCGAGGAGAACCATGGCCGACACCCTGGCCGGAGCCGTACCCGAGGCGCCGGACTCGCTCCCCGAGTTCCCGATGCCCCGGGAGGCCCGCTGCCCCTTCGACCCGCCGCCCGCCCTGAAGGACCTCCAGGAGAAGACGCCGCTGACGAAGGTGCGGCTGTGGGACGGCAGTGAACCGTGGCTCGTGACCCGGTACGCCGACCAGCGCGCCGTCCTCGGCGACCCCGGAGTCAGCGCCGACACCGACAGCCCCGGCTACCCGACCAAGGCCAGTCCCGAGGGCGGCGAGGGCAAGCTCAGCTTCATCATGATGGACGACCCCGAACACGCCCGGCTGCGACGGATGGTGACGGCCCCGTTCGCCGTGAAGAAGGTGGAGGCCCTGCGGCCCGCCGTGCAGCGGATCGTCGACGACCTGATCGACGGGATGCTGAGCCGGCCGGGTCCGGTGGACCTCGTGGAGGAGTTCGCCCTGCCGATCCCCTCCCTGGTGATCTGCGAACTGCTCGGCGTGCCCTACGACGACCACGCGCTGTTCCAGGAGAACACCAAGACGATGGTCCGCACGACCGCGACCCCCGAGCAGCGCGGTGCGGCGACGCGGGAGATGGCCGGATACCTGGCCGGTCAGATCGCCAAGCGGCTCGCCGACCCGAAGGACGACCTGCTCTCCAGCATCGCGGGGCGCGTCACGGCCGGGGAGATCGACCACCAACAGGCCACCGAAATGGCCCTGCTCCTGCTGATCGCGGGCCACGAGACCACCGCGAACATGATCGCCCTCGGCACCCTGGCCCTCCTCCAGAACCCCGACCAGCTCGCCCTGCTGCGCGACAGCGACGACCCGAAGTTCGTCGCGGGCGCGGTCGAGGAACTGCTGCGCTACCTGCACATCACCCACCTCGGGCGGCGCCGCGCGGTGACCGAGGACATGGAGATCGCCGGCCAGGTGATCAAGGCCGGCGAGGGCGTCATCATGGCCAACGAGATCGCCAACCGCGACCCCGAGGTGTTCCCCGACCCCGACCGCCTCGACCTCACCCGCGACGCCCGCCGCCACGTCGCCTTCGGCTTCGGCGTCCACCAGTGCCTGGGCCAGCCGCTGGCCCGGATGGAACTCCAGGTCGTCTACGGCACCCTCTACAAGCGCGTTCCCACGCTGAAGCTGGCCTGCGCGCTGGAGGACGTCCGGTTCAAGAACGACGCGTTCATCTACGGCGTGCACGAACTGCCTGTCTCCTGGTGACGACTCCCCGTCCCGCGAGCGAACCAAGAACCACGAGCGAAGCAAGTAAGGGGAATCCCATGAAGGTGGAGCTGGAAGCCGACAAGTGCGTCGCCTCCGGGCAGTGCGTGCTCGCCGCGATGGACGTCTTCGACCAGGACGACGACGGCATCGCGATCCTCCTGGAGGAACAGGTCGGCGAGGACCGACTCGACGACGTCAAGGAGGCCGTCGCGGTCTGCCCGGCCGCCGCCATCCGGCTGGTCGAGCAGTGAGGCGGATCGTCGTCGTCGGTGCCTCGGCCGCCGGACTCGCGGCGGCCGAGACCCTCCGCCGGGAGGGCTACGACGGCACGCTCACCCTGGTCGGCGACGAACCGCTCGCCCCGTACGACCGCCCGCCCCTGTCGAAGCAGATCCTGGCCGCGGAGTGGGAGCCCGAGCGGCTGGCGCTGCGCACCCCCGACACGCTGGCCGCGCTCGACCTCGACCTGCGGCTCGGCGTGGCGGCCACCGGCCTCGAACCGGCCGACCGGACCGTCGGGTTGGCCGACGGATCCGCCCTCCCGTACGACGGGCTGGTCATCGCCACCGGGGTCCGGCCGCGTCGGCTGCCCGGCGAGGGCGCGCACGTCCTGCGCACCCTCGACGACGCGCTGGCCCTGCGGGAGCGGCTCACCCCGGGCCGACGGCTGGTCGTGGTGGGCGCCGGCTTCCTCGGCGCGGAGGCCGCCGCCGTCGCATGGCAGCTCGGGGTC
The DNA window shown above is from Streptomyces akebiae and carries:
- a CDS encoding AMP-binding protein; this translates as MSARTSATEEFRAARDFLLAHREDYATAYQGFVWPRPEYFNWALDWFDVIARGNDRTALHIVEEDGSETRLSFAEMSERSSRAANWLRDRGVRADDRILVMLGNQAELWETALAAMKLRAVVIPATPLLGPGDLRDRVERGRVRHVIVRAEDAPKFEDVPGRYTRTTVGGTVDGWRPYEQAYAAPARFEPNGATNATDPLMLYFTSGTTARPKLVEHTHVSYPIGHLATMYWIGLRPGDVHLNISSPGWAKHAWSNLFAPWNAEATVFLHNYARFDASRLLAEMDRARVTTFCAPPTVWRMLVQADLSRLRTPPREVVAAGEPLNPEVIEQVRRAWGVTVRDGFGQTETAVQVSNSPGQELKTGSMGRPAPGYKVVLLDVVTGAPDAEEGEIALDLSNRPVGLMTGYHGDPDRTAEAMAGGYYRTGDIGSRDEDGYLTYVGRADDVFKASDYKISPFELESALLEHEAVAEAAVVPAPDEVRLAVPKAYIVLAAGWEPGPDTAKLLFEHSRTVLAPYKRLRRLEFGDLPKTVSGKIRRIELREATAAGSDAEYREEDFR
- a CDS encoding helix-turn-helix transcriptional regulator, coding for MRGALHRLRQSTGLPLAFAGLIEPGAGQLRISELQGHRTTSLHGLAVRSGNGLGGKAVALARPCWVTDYSASRRISHEYDAAVAAEGIRSVLAVPVVVRRQVRGVLYGALRTAQPLGDRTVAAALDAARDLEQTLVVHDEARNLLAATAPPEGGSAGAWEEVRQAHGELRALAPRVGDPELRAELLRVCGRLAGVSDGEGAAPDGVPRVALTPRETDVLACVATGASNRVAADRLGLRPETVKAYLSSAMRKLGVHGRWEAVVAARRAGLLP
- a CDS encoding helix-turn-helix transcriptional regulator; translation: MRREFKEPGRPRPDLVIGREELFAGAREQLSRGGSVLVHGSAGIGKSTVLRALAAEYDESARTVLRCSATESESHLPFLALTDLLGLVMDEVSDQLPAPQRTALESALTGRGESTLQRDGLALRLAVLSTLRALATKGPVLIVADDLQWLDPASVELLGFAARRLGEMPVRMLCAVRTSTDPHGHEQDRYLRASPPDTLALRVAPLSRAHVAELLENRGYTGLPRSTVRDIHRTSGGNPLFALELGRALADSSTPPRPGEPLPVPTSLRTLVLNRLDMLSAEARRTLLVASAGARPTVALLRAAGRENAEAETARAVELGLLAPEREGPGVRFAHPLVSAALYAEATAQERRAAHAALSTAAVDPIERARHLALATQGTDPQVAARLGEAAAVARDRGAPSVAAELGLLSARHTPADATPGPDERRLQAAEDALTAGENDLGRDIAREVLTRASEPAERVRAWMVVIDAAGQSLAEVDAVYPQVLADAGDDPRLLGLVRYQLAWRALVLEGDFAQSREEAARAAELAGRAEDRRTELLALAFQAQAEILMGHPDAPMTIKRALKEPQDPQLACHHNGAGATRFRWLMMSDQLGEARATITSLLREVRRRGMVESEVHYVRFLAETELRSGHCGRALDLAREGYVLARDSGIGEGASAMLTSLAEAAGGDVERARALAREAADRAEQDGDLMYLSRALGALGHAQLVAGDAPGTVQSLRRVRELEDGLGVNDPARGRWHGDLAEALVRVGELAEAQDVIDVTRQQALRLGRESVLAVLDRAEALVRAARGEQDAAVRQLTSAQDRLAKLGYGLEEARAAYALAGLRVLSQGLARPGTPPPGSYDEASRLFRRCRALPWLRQVEEASVVPAPPPQPAIAPSALDALAVLAATERQVAELVMEGATNREIAGRLYISVKTVEATLTRVYRKLGIRSRVDIVRLAAGHRTN
- a CDS encoding S1 family serine peptidase, encoding MFGFNRAKKLMVAAAATAAAAAGALLTAPGAVAAPQPIVGGTTTTASAYPYVMQITNASQSQFCGGTLVSPTKVITAAHCMVGRTTSNTRVVGGRTYRNGTNGTVSTLSKIWIHPSYNSSTMTSDVAVLTLAVAQPYTTVPYVSASQTGVYAAGTTARIIGWGTTSSGGSSSNQLRTATVPVVADSVCGSSSSYGSEFIASSMVCAGYSSGGVDTCQGDSGGPLMIGGVLAGIVSWGYGCADAQYPGIYTRLTTFSNTVAAQVNS
- a CDS encoding winged helix DNA-binding domain-containing protein — its product is MTNKAPQTVAPRLGTRALNRATLARQLLLSRAEMSARDAVEHLLGLQAQNVQPPYYALAARLDGFTPERLSALMADRQVVRIVSMRSTIHTHTAEDCLTLRPLVQPARERELNLFRKGLAGVDLDRLEAIARELVEAEPRTLKQLREALVVEWPDADPFALGLAARCRLPLVQVTPRGLWGRSGQVALTTAEHWLGRPTEEAPAPEAVVRRYLAAFGPASVKDMQTWAGLTRLREVFERLRPELVTFRDESGVELFDLPDAPRPDPETPAPPRLLPEFDNLLLSHADRSRVVPPDLKGRSWQGNQAYRTFLVDGFLAGVWKLDADVLTLEPFGRLTGRQRTELVEEAGRLLGTLHGGGSYDIRFGAVTAAGR